CGGCTTCCTCCAGCCACAAAGGGAGGAAGCATCCACGCAAGAGCCCATTGAGGATAGAGATAGGGCAGCACAAGCACGCGTGCAGGAAGTGTGGGAAGAGCTTCAGCCGTGGCTCATCCCTCAACAGACACCAGAGGGTCCACGTGGCAGAGAAACCCTCCACGTGCTGCAAGTGCGGGAGAAGTTTTGTGTGTAGCTCCAACCTCAAAGACCACCTGAAAAACCCCTGCCAGGAGAAACCCTACAAGTGCCCCAAGTGCGAGAAGCGCTTTGCGTCCAGCAGGTCCCTCCAGAAGCATTGCAAGCTCCACCACGGGAGCAACGTGTACCAGTGCTCCGAGTGCGGGAAAAACCTCACTTCCAACTCCGCTCTTCTAATCCACCACAGGATACACACCGGCGAGAGGCCCTACGAGTGCCCCGAGTGTGGGAAGAGCTTCATGGCCAACAAGTCGCTCAGCAAGCACCGCAAGAGCCACACAGAGGACGGGATCTTTACCTGTCCAGACTGTGGGAAAAAACTCACTTCCAACTCAACCCTCATCATCCACCGGCGCATACACACCGGCGAGAGGCCCTACGAGTGCCCCGAGTGTGGGAAGCGCTTCATGGCCAACAAGTCGCTCAGCAAGCATCGCAAGAGCCACCTGGAGGAGGGTACCTATAAATGTCCCCAGTGCAGGGAAATCTTTGCAAAGAACTCGGCCTACGTAGCCCATCTCAGGACCCACCAGGGACAGCCCCCTTATCCCTGCTCTGACTGCGGGGAAGCCTTCTTTGAAAGCTCGACGTTCAACCAACACCGGAAAAAGCACTTGGTAGGGAAACCCTATCAGTGCCCTGACTGCGGAATGGGCTTCACTGCTCTCtcagccctcctcctccaccagaaAAGCCACGTGGGGCCCAGGCCCCACGTCTGCTCCGACTGCGGGAAAGCCTTTCGGGAGACCACGACCCTCCGCAGGCACCAGCGCATCCACACGGGTGAGAAGCCCTACCACTGCTCGTACTGCGAGAAAAGCTTTCGGGCCAGCTCCACCCTCATCATCCACCAGAGGATCCACACCGGGGAGAAACCCTACAAATGCACCAAATGCACCAAGTGCTTCATGTCCAGCTCTTCCCTCATGAAGCACCTGCGGATGCACCTCCGGAAGGAGCTGCACAGTGAATGAGTTGGTTAGGCCCAGACCTTCCTTGGGGGCCTTTGGGTCTTCATCCCCGTGACATCGCAGCTCCTCCACATCCCATCCATCCTAGAACTTGAGTTTCGCTGCTGCTTGTGCCTTCAGCTCCGAGCATAACTTTTACTGTTCCTGCCAAACAACCCTCTGAAGATTATGTCTGTGATTTGAGGAGGACCAGGCATGCAGCTGTTCGTCACGGCACAGCTTCTCCTGGTGCTTAGGGAAAGTGGTGGTCAGTCAGTCCCCAGTCCCGCGATGGCTTTGGGGATGGTGGGAGCCCAGTGGGATGGAGGACGACTGGGTTAGGGGATGGTAGGACAGCAACAGGATGGAGGATGATGAGGTTTGAGGATGGTGGAAACCCAGCAAAATGGAGGATGATGAGGTTTAGAAGATGGTGGGACCTCACTGGGATGAAGGTGGATGGGGTTTGTGGTGGTGGATCTCCACTGGAATGGAAGACAATGAAATTTTGGGAGATGGGTCCctgctgggaggaaggaggatgGGTTTGGGGATGGTAGGATCTCAGTAGGATAAGGTATGAGGGTTTTTGGGGATGGTTAGACCCCACATGGGTGGAGATGGATGATGGGGTTTGGAGACCACTGCTATGGGATGCAGTGTCTTCCAAACACATTTCCTTCCCCAGTTTCCCCACTGTGTCTGCTCTTGATTTTAATGCTGccatgtttaaaataaacccCAATGAATTTGGCTTGAGAGTGTCAGCTTGTTTGCCATGCTTGCTTTAAAAGGAGGTGCAATAAAGGTGAGCTGGTTTTCTGGGAGCACAGGTTTGTTACTGATTGAGAGTTGGGGGAAGCTGGGGTGGCCCTGTGGTTCCTACATGCCCATCTCATGAAGAATTTGGGTGCCGGGAAGTGAAACAGGACTACAGCAGGATGGGTGCTGAGGCATGGAGGTGGCTTGCAAGGACCTGAGGGACACCTTCAAATCTGAGGCCAACTGCTGCCTCCACTTGGAGAACTTCCAAGGGCTCATGATGCCCTGTGGGCacagcctctgcagagcctgtGTGATGGGAGGCTGGAAGATCTTTGGGTGCCCCCNNNNNNNNNNNNNNNNNNNNNNNNNNNNNNNNNNNNNNNNNNNNNNNNNNNNNNNNNNNNNNNNNNNNNNNNNNNNNNNNNNNNNNNNNNNNNNNNNNNNNNNNNNNNNNNNNNNNNNNNNNNNNNNNNNNNNNNNNNNNNNNNNNNNNNNNNNNNNNNNNNNNNNNNNNNNNNNNNNNNNNNNNNNNNNNNNNNNNNNNNNNNNNNNNNNNNNNNNNNNNNNNNNNNNNNNNNNNNNNNNNNNNNNNNNNNNNNNNNNNNNNNNNNNNNNNNNNNNNNNNNNNNNNNNNNNNNNNNNNNNNNNNNNNNNNNNNNNNNNNNNNNNNNNNNNNNNNNNNNNNNNNNNNNNNNNNNNNNNNNNNNNNNNNNNNNNNNNNNNNNNNNNNNNNNNNNNNNNNNNNNNNNNNNNNNNNNN
The Oxyura jamaicensis isolate SHBP4307 breed ruddy duck chromosome 16, BPBGC_Ojam_1.0, whole genome shotgun sequence DNA segment above includes these coding regions:
- the LOC118175192 gene encoding zinc finger protein 883-like isoform X1 — protein: MEAAQVPEAFEEVIVIATDKQWSLATPLQKNQAPALEPAYSPELLVHLEQEEEAWIPNIQSSEDEEPVRPIMRLWARKRKRWKSCRDAASSSSSNSSYSGDGLTSEMEDSSQEEEGEWVELRGETVMNPKDEISLGYEHHKSHSGWRSASSSHKGRKHPRKSPLRIEIGQHKHACRKCGKSFSRGSSLNRHQRVHVAEKPSTCCKCGRSFVCSSNLKDHLKNPCQEKPYKCPKCEKRFASSRSLQKHCKLHHGSNVYQCSECGKNLTSNSALLIHHRIHTGERPYECPECGKSFMANKSLSKHRKSHTEDGIFTCPDCGKKLTSNSTLIIHRRIHTGERPYECPECGKRFMANKSLSKHRKSHLEEGTYKCPQCREIFAKNSAYVAHLRTHQGQPPYPCSDCGEAFFESSTFNQHRKKHLVGKPYQCPDCGMGFTALSALLLHQKSHVGPRPHVCSDCGKAFRETTTLRRHQRIHTGEKPYHCSYCEKSFRASSTLIIHQRIHTGEKPYKCTKCTKCFMSSSSLMKHLRMHLRKELHSE
- the LOC118175192 gene encoding zinc finger protein 501-like isoform X2, yielding MRLWARKRKRWKSCRDAASSSSSNSSYSGDGLTSEMEDSSQEEEGEWVELRGETVMNPKDEISLGYEHHKSHSGWRSASSSHKGRKHPRKSPLRIEIGQHKHACRKCGKSFSRGSSLNRHQRVHVAEKPSTCCKCGRSFVCSSNLKDHLKNPCQEKPYKCPKCEKRFASSRSLQKHCKLHHGSNVYQCSECGKNLTSNSALLIHHRIHTGERPYECPECGKSFMANKSLSKHRKSHTEDGIFTCPDCGKKLTSNSTLIIHRRIHTGERPYECPECGKRFMANKSLSKHRKSHLEEGTYKCPQCREIFAKNSAYVAHLRTHQGQPPYPCSDCGEAFFESSTFNQHRKKHLVGKPYQCPDCGMGFTALSALLLHQKSHVGPRPHVCSDCGKAFRETTTLRRHQRIHTGEKPYHCSYCEKSFRASSTLIIHQRIHTGEKPYKCTKCTKCFMSSSSLMKHLRMHLRKELHSE